Part of the Zea mays cultivar B73 chromosome 4, Zm-B73-REFERENCE-NAM-5.0, whole genome shotgun sequence genome is shown below.
CGCATCCCAGTGGCGACGTCCAGGAACCGCATGGACGGGAAGAGGTCGGAGACGCAGAAACCGGAACCGCTGCTCAGCACGACCGCCATCGTTGACAGGAATTTCGCCTTGTGCTCGCTGCTGAAGCGGTCTCCGAAGGTCGCCAGCCCAGTGATATTGTTAGCACAGGAGACCAGCAGGCTGCCGAGGTTGACTGCTGCAGGCTCGCCGCGGGCGCCACAGGAACGGCGGCGGATCTCCGTGACGAGGGACATGGTCTCGCTGTCCCTGATGGGCGCGAGCTGCCTCACCTTGCGCGCGCTGAGGAGCTCCAGCGTGCACAGCTTGCGCAGCGCCCTCCAGTAGGCCCCGTAGGGAGCGAAGGCGAAGTCATGGCCGTCGTAGCCGATGATCTCCGTGGCGAGCAGGTACGGCCGCGACGCGAAGTTGATGTCCTTGTCACGGAGCACCACCTGCGCGACCGCCGGCGACGAGACCACCACGGTGTCCACTTGGCCCAGCCGGAGGTACATCACAGGGCCATGCTTCTGGGCCAGGTCGCGGAGAGTGGCCTGCGGCTGCGAGGTGAGCAGGTGGTGGATGCTTCCGATGAACGGGAGTCGACATGGGCCAGGAGGGCGCTTCTTCTTTGATTTCGTTCCAGTATTATTGTTGCCATGATATGATGATACAAGAAGAACAATCACAGAGACGAGGAGGAGCAAGAAGAGGAGGGCCGTCGCGCTTAGCATTATTGATCAACAGTGAGCACTTGGCTTGCTTGCGTGATCGATGGTGGATAGATAGATAATAATCATCACCAGGATATGAGATTGAGACGACGATGTGGACTTTTATCGTTAGCATCTGTGCATACTTCCTTCAATTAGTCTAATATTGTGACGGTCTCTGTTGTTAGACATGGTACCTCAACACCAGCGCACAATTAAAATCTGGGTGGATGGTTAGAGCAGCGGACGTAAGAATGGTTTTTTTTTTCAAATGTGAGCCCTCgtagagctcctccaacagctcctTAAAATCTACCAAAGAGGAAGCTTTTTGATGGACACTTTCTAGAAAATAGAGAGGAGTTCCTCCAAAAAAAATCAACAGGGAGCCAGAAAAAGTAGTTTCTACCAGCTTCTCTCACATATTTTTCTCTTCGTCAGCACTACATCGTAGAAGAAGGTGCAGGAGAAGCTATATTTCTAACCAAACACGGTACTTTTTCTATAGCTCTTTCTGAAAATAAAGAGTAAACTGTTTTCTTAGAGGAGCCAGAGCCAAAGCTGGAGCTGGCAGAGAAAAAGTCCTACTAAAGAGGACTTTATGATTGTTTATAAATATAGTCAAACTAAGATTGATTGATTCCTCAAATGATGAGATGTACATGGGGTTGTCTGTACATAACAGCCGACTCTTCCTCCTATTCTATGAATTATTGTCTGCTACGCGCTAAATGTGGCACATCGGAAGAGCACATGAGCTTGACAGCAAATTTGGCTTTTCCCGAGACAAGAGGCCCGAAAACCCAAAAGCTAAGCACGTTTTTTAGCCCGACACGAGCTTGATCCGGTATTACACGAATAAGTAGGTCAGACTCGAACAGAAAACTAACCTAAGGTGCTAGCCCAGTTCAACCCGTTTACCGCTAAGCCCACCAAACCCGCTTTTTTATTAAACCATGCTTACCAGCTCACTTTTCCGTATCTACCGAGCTCATGGGCTTGGAAGGTCCAGCCTAGTTTCTAACCGTGCTTGACGGATCAGACCCAAATCGGATCGGGCTTCACCGGGTCCCGGGCCGAGCGGCCGGTTGGCCATCTCTACAAGAGGGTCAACTGATCGGTTCTTCTGTGTCTTATATCACTCAGACATTCAGCTCAAGTAGTGGTCTCTGTACGTACGTGCTTGGTGATATTGATCGACTTGCAGTTTAGCTCCGGCATCCAATAATGGCTGGCTTGAAGGCAGCTCTGATGAGGTTCGCAGTGCGCCGCCGCGCGGCTTCGCTTGTACCTCCGGCATCGCTGACACCCCGGGAGCTGAAGCGGTTGTCGGACATAGACGACCATGACAGGCTGCGGGTCCACGTCCCCATCATCCAATTCTACGGGAGGAAGGAGTCCATGCGCGGCAAGGACCCCGCGCTGGTCATCCGTGGCGCCCTCGCCAAGGCTCTCGTGGACTACTACCCGTTAGCTGGGCGGCTCAGAGAGCTTCAAGGGCGCAAGCTCGCCGTGGATTGCACCGGCGAGGGAGTGCTGTTCACCGAAGCTGATGCCGACGTGCGCCTCGATCAGTTTGGCGGCGGCCAGGGCCAGCTGCTGCCGCCGTTCCCATGCTTGCCGGAGCTCATTTTCGATGTGCAAGGCTCTTCCGCCATCCTAGACTCCCCACTGCTACTCTTCCAGGTACGCCGTACCCTTGCCTGCtcgatcaattgatcttcttctaGTCAAGATGGAATGGAATCGTATGCAACTCCGATCCGGACCATGCACGTGCGTGTAGGTGACGCGGCTGGCGTGCGGTGGCTTCATCCTAGGCCTGCGGTTGAACCACACCATGGTGGATGGGCAGGGAGTGGTCCAGTTTCTGGGTGCAGTGGCGGAGCTGGCGCGGGGTGCACAGGCGCCTACGGTGCGGCCTGTGTGGCGTCGCGAAGTGCTTGAGGCACGCGACCCGCCACGGCCGCGTTTCCCGCACCACGAGCTTGACGAGACGCCTGACGCCAAGGGCGCCATCATCGGTACGCTCGACAAAACAGTGCAGCGCTGCATCTTCTTCGGGCCTCACGAGGTGGCCGCCATCCGTGCCCAGCTCCCTGCGCACCTGCAGAAGAGCGCCACGAGGTTCGACGTCGTCGTGGGGTGGCTGTGGAAGTGCCGAACGGTAGCGCTTGCACCGGACCCCAACGAGGAGATGCGGATGATGTTCCCAGTTGACGCCCGTGGCCGTGCCCAAGCCGTTGGTGCCGTCGGCATCCCCGTTGGCTACTACGGCAACGCGTTCACGACCCCAGTCGCCATATCGACGGCCGGTGAGCTCTGCAGCAACCCCCTCAGCTACGCAGTGGAGCTTGTGAAGAAGGCCAAACAGGAGGTGGACTTCGAGTACATGCAGTCGACGGCGGACCTCATGGTGCTGCGCGGGCGGAGGTTCGTCATGCCGTCTGAGACCGCGTTTGGGGTGTCAGACGTGACAAAGGCCAAGTTCGCCGATCTCGACTTCGGGTGGGGCAGGGCGGTGTACGGCGGACCGGCGGAGGGTGTCGGTAGCCCCATGTTGCCATGGTTTGTTAGCTTCCTCTTACCATTCAAGAACGCCAATGGTGATGATGGCATCGCCGTGCCCATGTCCCTGCCTCAGGCCGCCATGGACAGGATTGTTGTGGAGATTGCCAAGCTATCTACTACAAGTACCAGCGCAAGATGTGGCTCGCCAAGTCCTGGATTGTCCCCCGTCACGAACAAACTCGCTCTGAATTGAAATTCATCTTTCGCCTACCGGCGTTCCGTTCTCTGTGTCTTACTGATGGTTGGTTGAATCGGCCAGTGTGAAATCGATGGCCAGTGAAATAGAGAACTTTTTACTAGGGGGTGACTGCCGTCGGTAAAAGTATATTTTCACGGGTGGTTCTAAGCTACAACTAGCAGAAATAAATTCAAAAAAGTTATGTGAAAATTTAATAAATTCTTTGCACCTAGGCCCAACCCCTCGGCCACACACACCAGTAGAGACAAATtttttttttgccgagtgcatcAGAACAATTAGCGAAGAAGTCTTTACATTTAGCgaagtctttaccgagtgtcgcaTTGGCAAAAACATCTCGGTAAAAAAAGCGTCGATAAAGGTCTCTTTGCTGAATACTTTTTGTAAAGCCCATAAACTTTATGGCTATACGACCAAGTCCCCGCCGAGCAAGCCAGCAAGACGGAGTGGCCGATGAAGTCCCCGCCTAGCAAGCCAGCGAGGTGGAGCGACCGACCATGTCCCCGCCGAGCAAGCCAGCGAGGCGGAGCGGCCGACCAAGTCCCTGCCAAGCAAGCGAAGCGATCGACCATGTCCCCGCCGAGCAAGCCAACAAGGTGGAGCGACCGACCGAGTCCCTACTGAACAAGCCAAGCGAGACGGAACGACCGACCAAGTCTCCACGCACATGAGGCGGAAACCTCAGCCCAATGATACGAGGCCACACCCACCACAACAAGATGCGTCATCACCTCGCCATGCCAGAACATGTACACACTACACGAGGCAAGCCCTGCGGGAGACCTCAGCATAGGAGTCCCAATAGTAGCACGTACCAAGCGAGTGTACCATAATGGGAGGACACACAAGGCGTACGACGGGCGAATACTAGTACAAAGAAGCTTTATAGTGACGATTGTGAACCTATTTTTACTAGTGTTTCTTATAACCATCGGTGCTAGAGGCcggtagaaatcatcatttttacagacGGGTAATTGAGGACCGatagtggaaatcgatttccactgacggtcgacgtaataaaaacGCTAGTAAAAATTATTTTCAGAAACATCAAACGAGTtttaaaaagagaaaaaaaattaATTAAGGAGATGACTCACCCCACCCCGCCTGTCTCCATCGAAGTCGCAAGTCGCGACATTTTTTCGGGCAAAATTCGTGCGCTACACGGTTGGATAGGAATTGAACCGCCAACCTCACCCTCGCGCACACCCTCCACTACCACTCTACCTATGGTATGCTTTATATCTAGTTTATAGTTTTttgtccacatattacaaccaactGAGTGTAAATTGTTTGTTTGAGATCGTAAataaattcaaataaaaaagttgtcaactacaaagttgaataacttttgaagttctacaactttcattttgacacttttttcatccaaagtagtttaaaaaatttgaattttaaatttgacatacttagattcaatttttgagaaccaaaatgagttcaaataaaaaagttgtcaactacaaagtttcataacttttagagatctacaacttttattttaatGGTTTCATCATACGAgatcgtttgaaaaactcgaaaaattaaggataaaaatgatttctagtaggGGTTCCTTAAGTATACCGCCattagaaatcgatttctacagGTGGTTTCTTAAGAAAATCGTTACTATAAATCATGAATTTTTACAGGCATTTTTCTTAAGGAATCACCTATAGAAATACGATTTTTAGTGGCAGTTTTCTTAAAgaaccgccactaaaaatagcacaggcggttgataacctaattcgcctgtAAAAATGTATCgcaccgcaggctttgagccttttcTACTAGTGGGAGCCACGCCAAATACAACCATGTAAAGGGACAGGATTTTGGGACATGCCACACATTGCCACCAAACGTCAGCAGCAGACTCGCTATAGGAGTCAGCGCGGAGGATAGGGTCGTGTCGTAAGTACGACTGTGCACAAGAAGGGGCCCAGTTTATTGACCTAGGTGGGCAAGACTCCTCCCATCTCCCTCTGTTGGAACTCGCTAACTCGTGGTCAACCGAGCGCCAAACAGTGGAAAAACAGAAAGAGATTTGATGCCTGATTACATAGAGTATTAGAGCAATAGTGATTTTCTTCCACCCCCACAATGGTGTtgtacgagggtatttataggtaaccgtgGGTTGGCCCTTCCCTGTCAAAGACGATTATGCCCTCGGTTACCTATGTTATCCCCGAAATACTCTCCCTTTGGGGTTATGGCGGGTCATTACAGTGTAATTAATTACAAACATGGGCTGACCCAGTAACAGCTCTGCCCGCGTAGCGGTCTACATGTGAGATCTTGTAGCATGGGCCAACTATACATGCCCCCCTATTACAATTAGCGGTAGGTTATAACACATGGTCTTCGTGGTCCAGGTTCTCTGTTATCGGAATACTCGATTGTCTTCGCTCTGACCCATCCAGGTGGAGGGAGCGCCCGAGTCTTCGCCCGTTGTCACACctagatttaagggacaaagtcgggtgcgtctcatatgtgcgccaaagaagaataacacatataataacagaatgtatagagataaatgtcacaatgtcataaaagtaattattacatagcgaaagtctcaTGAAAATAAAAGATGAACATAAAGCGAACTaaggtccatccttggcgccataaagtcgactgggacacgccacctagatcaagtcgaactcctcg
Proteins encoded:
- the LOC103652788 gene encoding benzyl alcohol O-benzoyltransferase, producing the protein MAGLKAALMRFAVRRRAASLVPPASLTPRELKRLSDIDDHDRLRVHVPIIQFYGRKESMRGKDPALVIRGALAKALVDYYPLAGRLRELQGRKLAVDCTGEGVLFTEADADVRLDQFGGGQGQLLPPFPCLPELIFDVQGSSAILDSPLLLFQVTRLACGGFILGLRLNHTMVDGQGVVQFLGAVAELARGAQAPTVRPVWRREVLEARDPPRPRFPHHELDETPDAKGAIIGTLDKTVQRCIFFGPHEVAAIRAQLPAHLQKSATRFDVVVGWLWKCRTVALAPDPNEEMRMMFPVDARGRAQAVGAVGIPVGYYGNAFTTPVAISTAGELCSNPLSYAVELVKKAKQEVDFEYMQSTADLMVLRGRRFVMPSETAFGVSDVTKAKFADLDFGWGRAVYGGPAEGVGSPMLPWFVSFLLPFKNANGDDGIAVPMSLPQAAMDRIVVEIAKLSTTSTSARCGSPSPGLSPVTNKLALN